The Streptococcus mitis genomic sequence ATAAAAAAGCTGAACAAGCAAAGATTGATTACCAAATCGTCTATCAGAATATCTTAGATTCCTATAGAGAGCGAGTTAAGACAGCGCAAAAACAACAAATGCCACAGAATTCGACAGGTGATAAGGAAGAGTCTTATATTGATTCCATTTTGTTTGATTATCAAGGGAAAGATATCAGCTATACTTTCTACGATATCAATAAGGATGGAAAGAAAGAATTGCTGATTAAGCAAGATAAGGTTCTACTTGGGATTTACTATCTGACAGATCAGGGAGCTCAGCTGGTCAAGGCTGGTGGAGTTGCGGGGAAAGGTGGTTCACGTCAAATCTTGATTCCTTATGAAAATGGCGCTATCTCTTACTTGATTTTTAGTGCTTCTAGGCCAGAGGCCATTGCTAAAACTTATCTCTTTGCAGATGGTCGTTATCAGGAAGCCAGCTCAGTCAACTATGATTTAAGAGAGACAGATGATCCTTCAAATTTACAAGGGCTAGATGGGATTAAAAAGATTGATTTGGAAGGCTTGAACTGGTTGATTTTTGATGATGCTTCAGCTAGTCGTCCCTTTATTGACCTAGAGGAGCAGGCTAAGGAACCTGGTGCTCATCTGGCTGAGATTCATCAGAAAAACTTTAGTAGTATCAAAGGTACTTGGAAGAATAACAAGGGTGGCGAAGTCACTTTTGATGAAAATGGATTTACAAACGGAGCTGAAGTAACACCGGCTCCACCTAGAATTGTAGATAATATGGCAAAATTTGGAATCGGATTTAGTGGTGGCGTAGGTGGAGCAGCTGTCACTCTAATTCCCAAAGGAATTGTGCATCCTCCTCTTAATGGAGGTAATACATCTTATGAAGATGCTTCTGACAGCAGTAAAGATCGTTTATTAATTACCCAGTATGGGGGGGCATTAGCAGATCCAAACGAATTTTACTATAAGATTAGTGAATAAAAAGGAAAAATAGAAGATGAAACTAAAACATGTACTGGCAGGATCAGCAATGGGGTTGAGTCTACTGATGGCAGGGGTAGGAAATGTCTGGTACTACCTCAACGGTTCAGGTGATATGAATAAAGGTGGCTGGTCTAAAGTTGAAAAATCCTGGTATTACTTCACAAATTCAGGAGCTCTTTTAGTTAATACTACAACACCAGATGGCTATCGCGTAAATTCTAATGGTGAGTGGGTGTAGGAGTGACAGAGCTATAGTCATACATGATAGATAAAATATATTTTAGATATATCACATTTAAGGAGAATAATAATGGCTTATTTTTTAGTTGGTAAAGATAATTCTTCTTTATTTTCTAAAAGAACAACTTGGGATTTTGACGCTGCAATTGCGGCTGCAAGTGATGGAGATACAATTGAAATCCAAGAAAATTTTAGAGTAGAATTTGGATCAATCCTAATTGATAAAAATTTATCATTTATTGGAAATGTTATTGAAGAGGAGCAACTCATTTTACCTGCATTGGATGGTTTGTTTGCTATTGATGGTGTAAATGTGACATTTAAAAATCTAGCTTTAAATGTCAAAGAAGAAAAATATAATTGTTTGAACATAAAACCAGGATCATCTGTACTATTAGATACCGTTATTTTAGAATCAAATCAGACTGAAGGTGAAATTTACCCGATCTGTTATTCTAAAGATTCAACCGTTACGATTAAAAATTCTGTAGTTCGTTCTTTTCAACCAGATAAACGTCAGCGCATATATTTTGATAATTCTACAGTTCTAATTCAAGATACGAGTATCTATGTTCAAACAGTATTTGATAACTCAAGATTTGAATTATCAAATATTGAGTTAGAAGTTTCGGATAACAATGGAATATTCTTAGGAACAAAATCAGAAGGAAGCATTAAAAGTTCTATTTTATTTGCAGGTAGTTTTGAAAATAAGCGCTCTACAATTGAGTGTACACAATCAAGCTTGACCTTACTGGATACGAGAGTTTTTCTAGATAATGATGAGGAGTATGTAAATGCTTGTTTTCTAAAAGAAAGTTCCTTATCTGTAGGGTTTGTAATGATGCATTCTATTAAAACAGTGAAGTCCACAGTACATATTGAAGATCATCTGGGATTGGTAGAACTTGGAGATTTTGAAGATCATTCATCTGTTACTGGAAATATCTTAATGGTTTTAGGAGGAAATCATAATAAGATTAATGTATACTCTGACAGTCATTCTAACCTACGATTAAATAAAATAATTGTAGGAATGAAAACAAACCCAGATATAAAACTGGAACGAAATGTTAAATTCCAAGTAGGTGAATTACTGAGAGTAAAAACTAATGAAGATTATACAGATGTTATCTTAGATGAAAATAATCAATATACCTTAGTAAATGATGAAGTATCTATTCGTCGTTTCGGTGAGAAAACAACGTTTGAAAAGTTACAGGATATGATTGGACTTGATAGTGTCAAAAATGAAGTTCAAGAATTTATTGCTATTACTAATATGAATAAATCCCGAAAAGATAAGGGCTTTAATACATCTGGAGTAACTTTGCATTCATTGTTTTTAGGAAATCCTGGTACTGGTAAAACTACAGTTGCTAGATTGATGGGTAAACTACTTTATGAAAATAATATCATTCCAACAGATAAGTATGTAGAAACATCCAGAAGTGATTTAGTCGGTCAGCATATAGGTCATACTGCTATCAAAACAAGAAAAGTATTAGAATCTGCACTAGGTGGAGTACTCTTTATTGATGAGGCCTATACACTTGCAAAAGGTGGAGAAAAAGATTTTGGATCAGAAGCTATTGATGAAATCTTGAAATTCATGGAAGATCATCGAGAGGATATTGTCTTAATTTTTGCAGGTTATACAAAGGATATGGAAAAATTCTTAGAAATGAATGAAGGATTGCGGAGTCGTATTCCAAATGTATTTCATTTTGAAGATTATTCTATTGGGCAATTGTATCAGATTGGTCTAAATGATCTAGTAAGTAAAGGTTATAAAGTAGATGTAGAAGCATATCAAAAACTTCTGAAAAATAATTTTGAAA encodes the following:
- a CDS encoding DUF6287 domain-containing protein, whose translation is MSKKSILSGLLLSGSVILLVACGQQASQTSEGESADATVQTSASEDKKAEQAKIDYQIVYQNILDSYRERVKTAQKQQMPQNSTGDKEESYIDSILFDYQGKDISYTFYDINKDGKKELLIKQDKVLLGIYYLTDQGAQLVKAGGVAGKGGSRQILIPYENGAISYLIFSASRPEAIAKTYLFADGRYQEASSVNYDLRETDDPSNLQGLDGIKKIDLEGLNWLIFDDASASRPFIDLEEQAKEPGAHLAEIHQKNFSSIKGTWKNNKGGEVTFDENGFTNGAEVTPAPPRIVDNMAKFGIGFSGGVGGAAVTLIPKGIVHPPLNGGNTSYEDASDSSKDRLLITQYGGALADPNEFYYKISE
- a CDS encoding AAA family ATPase; protein product: MAYFLVGKDNSSLFSKRTTWDFDAAIAAASDGDTIEIQENFRVEFGSILIDKNLSFIGNVIEEEQLILPALDGLFAIDGVNVTFKNLALNVKEEKYNCLNIKPGSSVLLDTVILESNQTEGEIYPICYSKDSTVTIKNSVVRSFQPDKRQRIYFDNSTVLIQDTSIYVQTVFDNSRFELSNIELEVSDNNGIFLGTKSEGSIKSSILFAGSFENKRSTIECTQSSLTLLDTRVFLDNDEEYVNACFLKESSLSVGFVMMHSIKTVKSTVHIEDHLGLVELGDFEDHSSVTGNILMVLGGNHNKINVYSDSHSNLRLNKIIVGMKTNPDIKLERNVKFQVGELLRVKTNEDYTDVILDENNQYTLVNDEVSIRRFGEKTTFEKLQDMIGLDSVKNEVQEFIAITNMNKSRKDKGFNTSGVTLHSLFLGNPGTGKTTVARLMGKLLYENNIIPTDKYVETSRSDLVGQHIGHTAIKTRKVLESALGGVLFIDEAYTLAKGGEKDFGSEAIDEILKFMEDHREDIVLIFAGYTKDMEKFLEMNEGLRSRIPNVFHFEDYSIGQLYQIGLNDLVSKGYKVDVEAYQKLLKNNFERSNDFSNGRWVRNQNEKILRKVAMYLFENNIEIIEMIPNEVLENCYI